Genomic DNA from Leptospira congkakensis:
CTAGTTTTTGTTCTGTTGATTTGGATTGATCTTTTGCTTGGAAGTATTGGATTTACTTTCCAAATTCCTTTTTTTCGTAAACTCAGTGCTTATCTTTTGCCAGTATTGATGTATTTTTATTTTTTCACTCGGGAACTTTGGACACCATTTGTGTCTGACGTTCGTGATAGCATCCAAAGAAATAAATATGAAAAATCTAAATTGGTTTCGGTTCAATTAGAAACCATTGATCAAAGATTGTATGAACTGATGCGCGAAAAAGTATATTGTGATGAAGACCTTAGTCTTTCTAAATTAGCAGACATGGCAGAAGTTAAGTCCGGCCAACTTTCTGAATATTTTCATAAAAGATATGGGTTTGGATTTTATCAATATATCAACCAATATAGGATTGATGAGGCCAAACGTTTGTTAATGGAATCAGAAGAAAGATCTATTCTTTCTGTTGCTGATTCTGTTGGGTTTAATTCAAAATCGACATTCAACCGAGTATTTTTAGAAACGGTTGGTTCCACTCCTTCCGAATTTCGTAAACAATCAAAATTGATCTAAATCTAACAAAATTCTAAGTCTCAAAGAATTCCCCAAGACGACAGAGAAAATATTCTACATTAGAATGTGGTTCGTAACGAGGAAATTCAATGCGAACGATGATTGATTTTTATTTAAATCTACCAGCAAAATTTGGGCATAAAAATGCTTTTGCAAGCCGGGTTAGTGCCGGCGTTTATCAGTTTAAAACTTACAACAATCTACTTTCTGATGCAAAGGACTTAGCCTTTGGATTAAAGGGAAGTTTGGCCGAAAGAGAAAAAGTCGCAATATTTGCTGACAATGCTTATGAGTGGATACAAACAAGCATCGCCGTGACCTTACTGGGAGCCGTGGATGTGCCCCGTGCCTCCGATGTCACTGATCATGATATTTTGTACATTCTCAATCATTCTGAATCAAAGGTTTTGTTCGTAGAAAACGAAGCCGTATTCAAAAAAGTAATTCGTTTGGAATCGGAATTAGAATTTCTAAAAGAAATTGTGATTATCTACCCACCCGCTGAAGGAAACAAGGAATTGAGTTCTAGGAAAATAAAAATATCCACCTTGTTAGGGTTAGTGGCCAAAGGAAAAGAACTTCGGAAAGTAGATCCATCGGATACTTTATTTTTGAACAATACAATCAAAGAATCTGATCTGTTTACCATGATTTATACATCGGGAACCACCGGCACACCCAAAGGTGTGATGTTGACACAAGGGAACATTCTTTTCCAATTACAAAATCTTCCGATCCGTTTA
This window encodes:
- a CDS encoding AraC family transcriptional regulator, yielding MESDSLSLNLLLEFLWMGSGSVFCLIWALSNLIQNRKASGFVWSFILFSTGLWLLTGAFMFTGFYKYFPSIALIHIPFVFLSSTLLYLYLEYLFLEKPIQIKVYHFFPAFLSILFLIPFYSGSDLYRLEILEQLTKTDYGTVVVGLNFGIKISILVSVGLFLLKEWIPNVRLSVFFSKKAIYSLVFVLLIWIDLLLGSIGFTFQIPFFRKLSAYLLPVLMYFYFFTRELWTPFVSDVRDSIQRNKYEKSKLVSVQLETIDQRLYELMREKVYCDEDLSLSKLADMAEVKSGQLSEYFHKRYGFGFYQYINQYRIDEAKRLLMESEERSILSVADSVGFNSKSTFNRVFLETVGSTPSEFRKQSKLI